A genomic segment from Montipora foliosa isolate CH-2021 chromosome 9, ASM3666993v2, whole genome shotgun sequence encodes:
- the LOC137970649 gene encoding COP9 signalosome complex subunit 1-like: MPLPMRLGRPHENPAEPMQVDISPESNHASNEDDFTIESSTLDLDVYASNYTGLTKLNRLLFVARHCPSLEIDALRIALSYVKQTFNVQLYQEIVKRMAEACIHSEVEPPLIDTNWMETTSKKAALKLEKLDTDLKNYKSNSIKESIRRGHDDLGDHYFECGDLNNALKCYSRARDYCVSAKQVVNMCVNVIKVSIHLGNWSHVLNYVNKAENTSELAEQKDRRPNLVTLTRLKCAAGLAELAARKYKSAAKNFLQASFDNCECPEIISPNNVAVYGGLCALASFERQELQKKVLSSSSFKLFLELEPQLRDVLYKFHESQYAACLKLLDEMKDNFMLDMHLSPHVHILYSQIRNRALVQYFSPYVSADMDKMAHAFNTTVSKLEDELSNLILDGQIQARIDSHNKVLFARNVDQRSVTFEKALEMGKEYHKRTKALVLRGAILRNQIIVKSPPRESSSGDVSMPVSR; the protein is encoded by the exons ATGCCATTACCCATGAGACTAGGCCGACCTCATGAG AACCCAGCAGAACCAATGCAGGTTGATATATCACCTGAGAGTAACCACGCTTCAAATGAAGACGACTTCACCATCGAGTCCTCAACTTTG GATCTTGATGTCTATGCCTCTAATTACACGGGTCTAACAAAGCTTAACAGGTTGTTGTTTGTTGCACGGCACTGTCCATCATTAGAAATTGATGCCTTGAG GATAGCTTTGAGTTATGTAAAGCAGACATTTAATGTCCAGTTGTACCAAGAGATTGTGAAAAGAATGGCTGAAGCCTG CATTCACAGTGAAGTGGAACCACCCCTTATTGATACCAATTGGATGGAAACCACAAGTAAAAAGGCAGCCCTCAAG CTTGAAAAGCTTGATACAGATCTGAAAAACTACAAGAGTAATTCTATAAAGGAAAGCATCAG ACGTGGACATGATGATCTGGGGGACCACTACTTTGAGTGTGGTGACCTTAA TAATGCCTTAAAGTGCTACTCTAGGGCAAGAGATTACTGTGTGAGTGCCAAACAGGTTGTGAACATGTGTGTCAACGTGATTAAG GTCAGCATTCATTTGGGTAACTGGTCACATGTGTTGAATTATGTTAACAAGGCTGAAAATACATCTGAACTGGCAGAG CAGAAAGATCGTCGCCCTAACTTGGTTACCCTGACAAGGCTTAAATGTGCTGCAG GTCTTGCAGAGCTTGCTGCCAGAAAATACAAATCAGCTGCCAAGAATTTCTTGCAAGCATCGTTTGACAACTGCGAATGTCCTGAG ATAATTTCACCCAACAATGTGGCTGTTTATGGAGGTTTGTGTGCTCTTGCATCATTTGAAAGACAGGAACTTCAGAAAAAGGTGTTATCGAGCAG TTCGTTTAAGCTGTTTTTGGAATTAGAACCACAGTTGAGAGATGTGCTATACAAGTTTCATGAGTCACAATATGCTGCATGCCTCAAACTTCTGGATGAAATGAAG GACAACTTCATGTTGGACATGCATTTATCACCTCACGTTCACATCTTATACAGTCAAATAAGAAATAGAGCTCTTGTGCAG TACTTCAGTCCTTACGTGTCAGCAGACATGGACAAGATGGCGCATGCGTTCAACACAACAGTGTCCAAACTTGAAGATGAACTGTCAAATTTAATACTTGATGGACAGATACAGGCTCGAATTGATTCGCATAATAAG GTTCTGTTTGCCCGAAACGTGGACCAACGAAGTGTCACCTTTGAAAAAGCCCTGGAGATGGGAAAAGAATATCACAAGAGGACAAAG GCATTAGTTCTCCGCGGAGCCATACTGCGTAACCAAATCATCGTCAAA AGCCCGCCACGAGAATCAAGTTCCGGTGATGTATCAATGCCTGTTTCGAGATAG